A genomic stretch from Bos javanicus breed banteng chromosome 3, ARS-OSU_banteng_1.0, whole genome shotgun sequence includes:
- the CTTNBP2NL gene encoding CTTNBP2 N-terminal-like protein isoform X2, whose product MALQRDFETLKEKNDGEKQPVCTNPLSILKVVMKQCKNMQERMLSQLAAAESRHRKVILDLEEERQRHAQDTAEGDDVTYMLEKERERLTQQLEFEKSQVKKFEKEQKKLSSQLEEERSRHKQLSSMLVRECKKATSKAAEEGQKAGELSLKLEKEKSRVSKLEEELAAERKRGLQTEAQVEKQLSEFDIEREQLRAKLNREENRTRTLKEEMESLKKVVKNLEALHQQSGPSEQVKRPVTVSKGTVTEPPMLVSAFCQTESFQAEKTHGSSTARVTTSELPGPTTPTYSYAKTNGHFDPEMQTTKELIAGSNVENQVPPREKPVELTQEKAVENGGCPVGIETPGPAPSHLPSSGSSPSPSSTASSSLTSSPCSSPVLTKRLLGSSASSPGYQSSYQVGINQRFHAARHKFQSQADQDQQASGLQSPPSRDLSPTLIDNSAAKQLARNTVTQVLSRFTNQQGPIKPVSPNSSPFGTDYRNLASTVNARGDTNHSPTPGKGSSPLSPLSPGIKSPTIPRAERGNPPPIPPKKPGLTPSPSTTTPLTKTHSQASSLTTAEDLGSSCSSNAVVANGKDVEILLPTSS is encoded by the exons GTAATCCTAGACCTTGAAGAAGAAAGGCAGAGGCATGCACAGGACACAGCTGAAGGCGATGATGTCACCTACATGCTGGAGAAGGAGCGAGAGCGGCTGACTCAACAG TTGGAATTTGAAAAGTCTCAagtgaaaaagtttgaaaaagagCAGAAGAAGCTCTCCAGTCAGCTGGAAGAGGAGCGCTCCCGCCACAAGCAGCTGTCCTCCATGCTGGTCCGTGAGTGCAAGAAGGCCACCAGCAAGGCCGCGGAGGAGGGCCAGAAGGCGGGAGAGCTGAGCCTGAaactggagaaggagaagagccGAGTGAGCAAGCTGGAGGAAGAGCTGGCCGCCGAGAGGAAGCGGGGCTTGCAGACGGAGGCCCAGGTGGAGAAGCAGCTATCTGAGTTTGACATCGAAAGAGAACAACTGAGAGCAAAGCTGAACCGAGAAGAGAACCGGACCAGAACtctgaaagaagaaatggagagtTTGAAgaaggtggtgaagaatctggagGCTTTGCACCAGCAAAGTGGCCCCAGTGAGCAAGTGAAGAGACCAGTAACCGTGTCTAAAGGCACGGTAACTGAGCCACCCATGCTAGTGTCTGCATTTTGCCAAACAGAGAGTTTTCAGGCAGAGAAAACACATGGGAGCAGCACAGCCAGGGTGACAACCAGCGAGCTGCCTGGCCCCACCACTCCCACTTACTCTTATGCAAAAACCAACGGACATTTTGACCCAGAAATGCAGACTACCAAGGAGTTGATTGCAGGCAGCAATGTAGAAAACCAAGTGCCTCCACGAGAGAAGCCTGTGGAACTGACCCAAGAAAAAGCAGTGGAGAACGGCGGGTGTCCTGTGGGAATAGAGACACCAGGCCCAGCGCCTAGTCATCTGCCTTCCAGCGGGAGCTCACCATCTCCCAGCAGCACTGCCTCTTCCTCTCTCACGTCCTCTCCTTGCTCGTCACCAGTACTAACTAAGCGCTTACTGGGGTCATCAGCTAGCAGCCCTGGCTACCAGTCATCCTACCAAGTAGGGATCAACCAGCGGTTCCATGCAGCTCGGCACAAATTTCAGTCCCAAGCAGATCAGGACCAACAAGCCAGTGGGCTGCAGAGCCCTCCATCCAGAGATCTGTCCCCCACCCTCATAGACAACTCTGCTGCCAAGCAGCTGGCCCGAAACACGGTCACTCAGGTGCTCTCCAGATTCACTAACCAACAAGGACCAATAAAGCCCGTGTCTCCTAACAGCTCTCCCTTTGGCACAGACTACCGAAATCTGGCCAGCACTGTCAATGCGAGAGGTGACACCAACCATTCACCTACTCCAGGAAAAGGGTCCAGTCCTCTGAGCCCTCTGTCTCCAGGGATCAAGTCCCCTACCATCCCCAGAGCTGAGAGAGGAAACCCTCCACCCATCCCACCCAAAAAGCCTGGCCTCACTCCCTCTCCATCCACTACCACGCCCCTGACCAAAACTCACTCCCAGGCGTCCTCTTTGACCACTGCAGAAGACCTTGGCAGCAGCTGCTCTTCTAATGCTGTTGTCGCCAATGGCAAGGATGTTGAGATACTTTTGCCTACCAGCAGCTAG